One window of the Halictus rubicundus isolate RS-2024b chromosome 6, iyHalRubi1_principal, whole genome shotgun sequence genome contains the following:
- the Hoka gene encoding hoka, with the protein MCSKKFLCYFTIGLLIAGLFMDEVEARRKILRGRKTINRRYYWGTAIPAWSIVVLIGIGMLLAGGGLCVVLQKFVVDNADTGEGHMYTPALQNDA; encoded by the exons ATGTGTTCGAAAAAGTTTTTGTGCTACTTTACTATAGGTCTAC TGATCGCAGGACTTTTTATGGATGAAGTAGAAGCGAGGCGTAAAATTTTAAGGGGTCGGAAAACAATTAATCGACGTTACTACT GGGGAACTGCTATTCCAGCGTGGTCTATAGTTGTATTAATAGGAATTGGTATGCTGCTTGCTGGCGGTGGACTTTGCGTAGTGCTACAAAAATTTGTGGTTGACAATGCTGACACCGGAGAAGGACATATGTATACACCTGCTTTGCAAAATGATGCTTAA